ACGAAGAGCGTGATGGCAGTTGAGCCTTTGAGGACTCCCCTGGAGCGCTCAACCGCGAGCTTCAGGGACTCCTGCTCAGGGGAGGGGCCGGCATTGAGGAGGAGCCTCGAAAAAGTCGAGAGGGCCTGTACGCCGGTTCTCGGTGACACGAGCTTTCTCGATCCCACGAGATAGAGGCCCACCCTGAAGTCGTTCCGGAGGAGAAAAGACAGGAGGGACAGCGTAAGTCCTATCGCCGCTTCGAGGGCACCGCTGACAACGGTTCCGACGCCCATGGTCTCGGTGGTGTCAAGATAAACCATCACCTTGGCCCTTCCCTCAGGTTCATACTCGTTGATGAGGGGTTCGTTGAACCTCGCCGTGGCCTTCCAGTTGACGAACTTTATCGGATCGCCCGGCCGGTACTCCCGTATCTCCTTGAAGTCAGTGGATACCGACCCCATTTTGGCGCGGTGGGAAGAGGGCCTGCTCTCTTTGACCGCGAGTTTTCTGGAGAGGAACCTTTTAGTCGGCACGTAGTCGGGGGAAGACTCAATGACGACCTCGTCCCCCAGAAGGGCGTAGGAGACCCTTCCAACGTCCAGCAGATCCCTTCCGATGAATTCGACCGGCGAGAGTACATGCCTGCCCCTCTTGAGAACCCTGAGGATGTACCCGTATTCCACATCGAGCGGCTTCCCAACATGCTTGAAGAAAACCCTCCTGTTCTCACCCCCAACGAGTGCCAGTCCCGGAGGAATAACGTCCCCAACCATGACGATTCCGGCACCGCTCTCCACTCTGAGGTGAACCCTAACCTCAACCGTCTCACCTATGCGGAGCTTTCTGGAACTTACCGATCTCTCAACCGTGACGCGGGAGGGCGGATCAGCCAGAAGCCCATAAGCCAGAACCGCCGCGGGAACCAGACTCATGTACGCAAATCCCAGAACGCCCGTTACGAGAGCCAAAGCGAAGGGCAGGAAGGTGAGGGCAACGAGGAACGTTAAGGACCTCACCCCAATCCCCCCATGCTCTCAAGGGTTTTGATGACCTCCTCGACAAGATTCCTCCTCCTGAGCTTCTCTTCCTCCCTTCTTTTTTCGATCACCCATGGGGGAGCCAGCGGGGACAGGGATTCCCTGTAGTCGATGATGGGCTTAACGGCCCGTTCAATATGGACATCAAGCGCCCTTCCGGGCGAGTGCCTTAACAGAAAAACCAGCAAGGGAGCTTTTTCGCCCTTCTCCACGAAGGCACTCACGACTCTGGACAGCTCGAGGGAGTATGGGTCGTTCTTTGGTACAGGTTCCGCAGGAGGCAAAAGCTCTTCGGGGGTTCTCTTTCCGAGCCTTGAGGAGACGTACGTGACGGGAAGATAAGCGAGGTAGATCAGGGCCAGGGCCACGAGGAGGGAGAACATCGCCCAGAGAACCCTTCCCGGACTGGGGTAAGCTACCAGAAGTGCAGCTATTGCGATAATCCCGACGAAGGCAACGAAGTTCCTCTCGATGAAGTCGCTGCCCCAAAGGATTATTCCAGCGTAGGCCAGAAGGTAGCCAATCCCGATTCCCGCGAGGGATAAGAAAAGAAACTCCGGCACCCACCCACCGCGGGCGATGAAAACCGCCAGCGCCATGACGAAGAAGCCCGCCGCTCTGACAAGGAGATCCTTGTATCTCTCGGTGGATCCGGCGAACCAGGCTATAAGGGCCCCCGCACCGAATATCGTCGCGACGAGAAAATTACTGGAAAACATCAGAGCCAAGACCGCCCATGTGAAGAACGTACTCACGGCAGGTTTCAACCTCTTCACTTCATCCTTCATTCAAACACCCCCAGTCTCTCCATTGCCCTCAGGAGACGCCAGAAATCCTCTTCTCCCACGGGCAAGTCGGAGTATCTGGCCCGCACAAAGATGTCCGCGATCGTTGAGAGGCTTTTCCTGTCCAGCCCTTTGGAGGAGAGCCGATTAACGATTTCGTACGGGGTAAGCGGCCTTTCGAAGATACCGCTGGAACGGGCGAAGGGGAGGAAGTGGAGTTCGTAGAGGGCCAGCACGGCATTCCTAACTGGCAGAACGTGGACCTCCATCTCGTCTCCATTGGTACGAAGGAGATGCCTTCCGGGGGACAGGGCGAGGTCAAATTCCCGGCCTTCCCCGAGAACATTCCCATCCACCTCCAGCGGGGCTTCCTCCGAAAGGGAAACATATACACTCTCGCCCGGAATGAACACCCTCCTCCTGGGTTCAATGAATTCGGCCTTCCCGATCCGGGCACCGTCCCGAACGAGTCCATGAATGTTTACATTAGGCCTGCGTATCCGCCGACCAACCGAAACGGCGACAACGGAAGCTGCAAGGAGGAAAAGCGGAAGGCGTAGGTAAGGTAGATATTTCAGGAGCCTGGAAATAAGAGACGTTGACGCGTCGCGGTCGCTGGCGGTTCCAACCTTCACTCGAACCAATCTGTTAACGGGTAGGTAGAGATCGTCCCCGTCGTAGAGAACCCGCACCTCTCCGGGATCTATGGATTCCAACGAAAGGACAGCCAGACCGTTTTCATCGGTTGTGATGGCTAGGCTTTTGTTCCCCGACACTATGCGCAGTGTCCTGTTTGAGAGGGGAACGTTCTTCCAGTAAAGCCTTATGGAGAGGGTTCCGTTGCGATCCTCCACCCGAAGCTGGGGCTCCCTCCGTATCGAAACCACCGGGTCGCTGTCCGAGGGGGCCGCCGCGTAGCCCCGGTAGTAGGCAATGAGCTGGTACTTCCCAGGAGGGATTGAATCCCTGACAACGGCACTCACGTTGAAGACGCCGTTTCTGACGATTCCAGAGCCGAGGTTAAATCCCGCCACCCCCTTGCTCTGGTTGAGGGTTACCCTCACAACACCGCCCGGTACGGGGGTGCCATCGGGGTAGTACACCCTTCCTGAGATAACAACGTGCCGCAGCTCATTGCCGAAAATCTCCGACGGGTAATTCGTTATTTCCACGATGGGCCTTCTAAGAACGGCGACCCATGCGAGCATCGCGTAGGTTTCGTTGTTATACTCGGCGGTCACGAAAAATGGGTAGTATCCAGTGGGCCTGTTCCCCGGAATGGGAGCCCTGTATTCCATGATCGTAAAGTTCCCATCGCTGG
This window of the Thermococcus siculi genome carries:
- a CDS encoding DUF58 domain-containing protein — protein: MRSLTFLVALTFLPFALALVTGVLGFAYMSLVPAAVLAYGLLADPPSRVTVERSVSSRKLRIGETVEVRVHLRVESGAGIVMVGDVIPPGLALVGGENRRVFFKHVGKPLDVEYGYILRVLKRGRHVLSPVEFIGRDLLDVGRVSYALLGDEVVIESSPDYVPTKRFLSRKLAVKESRPSSHRAKMGSVSTDFKEIREYRPGDPIKFVNWKATARFNEPLINEYEPEGRAKVMVYLDTTETMGVGTVVSGALEAAIGLTLSLLSFLLRNDFRVGLYLVGSRKLVSPRTGVQALSTFSRLLLNAGPSPEQESLKLAVERSRGVLKGSTAITLFVTNITPYNADEVSEAVKSVLRLTRGRAVVVDVNPYPQIDTTLGSLAALHKARLGEELGVRVVHWDPTREGLAKGTKKVLWVMLREAR
- a CDS encoding DUF4129 domain-containing protein codes for the protein MKREHLAILLLMAILLSTLTLGYSFVSYSGGMVKSPLGHLNSGTSGDGSRNSSASGSGSSVDLDSLGDVDDSYSHSPPETDFHFRPTDVRVDCPVAILPDDPELVCTDSPAVSIPLFPGRKYSDWRMVVWYPGLYHLPRVTSRGDVIVLKGINDDAPIRTNSPLTFASPGEYLRVRFRVACGAENVSVHFAFYGTLSNISSDGNFTIMEYRAPIPGNRPTGYYPFFVTAEYNNETYAMLAWVAVLRRPIVEITNYPSEIFGNELRHVVISGRVYYPDGTPVPGGVVRVTLNQSKGVAGFNLGSGIVRNGVFNVSAVVRDSIPPGKYQLIAYYRGYAAAPSDSDPVVSIRREPQLRVEDRNGTLSIRLYWKNVPLSNRTLRIVSGNKSLAITTDENGLAVLSLESIDPGEVRVLYDGDDLYLPVNRLVRVKVGTASDRDASTSLISRLLKYLPYLRLPLFLLAASVVAVSVGRRIRRPNVNIHGLVRDGARIGKAEFIEPRRRVFIPGESVYVSLSEEAPLEVDGNVLGEGREFDLALSPGRHLLRTNGDEMEVHVLPVRNAVLALYELHFLPFARSSGIFERPLTPYEIVNRLSSKGLDRKSLSTIADIFVRARYSDLPVGEEDFWRLLRAMERLGVFE